One part of the Drosophila teissieri strain GT53w chromosome 3R, Prin_Dtei_1.1, whole genome shotgun sequence genome encodes these proteins:
- the LOC122622246 gene encoding lipase member H yields MGSLTEMHLLRWSLWTWMLLLGAVGMDASVDYFAYAPGKCELSISNVIQDMITTEAGLILGRPRPSQTKLLRYDLYTPLNPEERQLLRPGDLTMLRNSHFNPKWPVRVSIHGWAGKSVTCSNAAIKDAYLSRGNYNVIILDWSRQALDISYPRVSKQLPSIAGNVAKLLRFLHDNTGVPYEQIYLIGHSAGSHISGLTGKLLRPQRLGAIFALDPAGLTQLSLGPEDRLDVNDALYVESIHTDLTLLGNPSTKLSHASFFANWGLGQPHCPNATATEFDFVCDHFAAMFYFAESVRHPKSFAALRCSSAKSVLSATCNCNVGGSGKYAVQTCTGNEFMGGEPAVPKRGIFYLSTKPQSPYGSGDGLVHVKRPRPSTVRETANRRPFG; encoded by the exons ATGGGATCGTTAAcggaaatgcatttattaCGCTGGTCGCTGTGGACGTGGATGCTGCTCCTTGGCGCAGTGGGAA TGGATGCGTCTGTTGACTACTTCGCCTACGCTCCCGGCAAGTGCGAGTTGTCCATTTCGAATGTGATCCAGGACATGATTACCACTGAGGCTGGCCTTATCCTCGGAAGGCCTCGTCCCTCGCAAACGAAGCTGCTGCGGTACGATCTTTATACTCCGCTTAATCCCGAGGAGCGTCAATTACTGCGACCAGGTGATCTGACCATGCTAAGGAACTCGCATTTCAATCCCAAATGGCCAGTTAG GGTTTCCATTCATGGCTGGGCGGGAAAGAGTGTCACCTGCTCGAATGCCGCCATCAAGGATGCCTACCTATCCCGGGGCAATTACAACGTCATAATTCTGGACTGGAGTCGCCAGGCGTTGGACATCAGCTACCCACGTGTGTCAAAGCAGCTTCCATCGATAGCTGGCAATGTGGCCAAGTTGCTGAGGTTTCTCCATGACAACACAGGAGTTCCCTACGAGCAAATCTATTTGATTGGCCACAGCGCCGGGAGTCACATCTCTGGATTGACTGGCAAGCTGTTAAGGCCGCAGCGCTTGGGTGCCATTTTCGCCCTGGATCCCGCTGGTCTCACTCAACTCAGCCTGGGACCCGAAGACAGGCTGGATGTCAACGATGCCTTGTATGTGGAGTCAATTCACACGGATCTAACGCTCCTCGGCAATCCGAGTACCAAGCTCAGTCATGCCTCCTTCTTCGCCAACTGGGGCCTCGGGCAGCCACATTGTCCCAACGCCACGGCCACGGAGTTCGATTTTGTCTGCGACCACTTTGCGGCCATGTTCTACTTTGCCGAGTCAGTCCGTCATCCGAAATCATTTGCCGCCTTGCGCTGCAGCTCGGCGAAATCGGTGCTCTCGGCCACCTGCAACTGCAACGTTGGAGGCAGCGGAAAATATGCAGTCCAAACATGCACCGGCAACGAGTTCATGGGCGGTGAGCCGGCGGTCCCCAAAAGAGGTATCTTTTATCTGAGCACGAAGCCCCAGTCTCCGTACGGCTCCGGCGATGGGCTGGTTCACGTTAAAAGACCCCGGCCGTCCACTGTTCGGGAGACGGCAAACCGACGCCCATTTGGCTAG